The following DNA comes from Temnothorax longispinosus isolate EJ_2023e unplaced genomic scaffold, Tlon_JGU_v1 HiC_scaffold_566, whole genome shotgun sequence.
ttctctttttctctctcatgtCTGACTACGTCTCTTTCATCTCAGGTGCAGAAAGTGCAACAGAGTGgagtataaaagaaaaaaaaacctgttAAATGGACGTCGCGACCAAAAAGACCACGTTCAGTGAGGTTGGATCGGACTGTCCGTGAAAAAGTTGACGTTCGTCGCGATACGCGAGGACGCGAGAAGCCGCGTATAGATTATTAGATTCGACGTGCCGGTGTTAATGAATCTTTCCTGTTTGCTGGTGTTCGCAAAAATGTCGCACCGACGCGGTTTCAGAGGCATGCCGAACTCCTTCACGCGACACAACAGAGACGGTAAGATCGCCCGAAGAATGCTCCAAATTCATTTCCAAAGTCATTTGTCACATTATTGCTGTCGTACGAGAGCCTTCTGTTGGACAAAtcgtttctttttacttttggTACGAATATCAGcgggaaaaataattaatcagtGAGAGCTCGATTTTTGGAGTCCCACGTGCTTTCGTGTGACTCCAACTTTCTCTTGTAAAATCTTTACGATTAACAGATCTCTATTGAGAGAATGGcctagattatttaaaatatttaattgattgtaATTCGATTCTTGcgaaatcttttaaattataatatggtTTGAAACTcaacagatattttatttctttaaagattctttatttatactaGACGGAATTAGCTAAGAGGTAATGAAGGAATCGTGttgcgagaaatattttcttagcgGTTGTAAAATTGGCTCATATATcaattaacaattatcttttattatgtatatagtaTTCTAGGTCTAAAAtagtctttttctttttatatcttgtcttttttctttttctttgtatgGAGTTTTTGAAAGTAATTTAGAAATGAATCAAGAAATAATGGATGTTTAATGGATGTGTATTTTTCGATGCGCaatgtttcttttataaactTAACTAATATATGAcagattttattgaaataggCGTTGAATGAGAGTCTTTTGTTAAATCAATATGTAATGTTCATTGTGTGTTAGCAAGATGTTCAATTGTTTGTACCAGAAATAAATcatacttaataattttattaacacataaactaaataattttttagctattaatatattaagttaattaCTCTGTTAAACAAAGCGCAAATAAAACTcccattaatattttctgttcACTCCTAAAcctatattttcaaaaattttaaacactTACTTTAAACGTTGTTgatatttcagttttataataattgctatTCTTTAAAGTATGCATTGTTGAGTAatagaaatttgttaaataaagaaaaaattaaatatttctcaaatgcaaattattataaattttttagaacaaACACAGTCGTCTACATCCGGACGTGGAAGAGCGTATTCGCAAGCACAAAGACCTCCTGGACTGAGGGGAAAAGAAATAGGATTGTATtatagaaacaaaaatttggagagacaaaaaagaaatgctcAAGAAGTGCTCAGATTATCACCTAGAGTGGAGCAAAGAATTAAagctatattaaataattcaaagagCTTTTACAATTCTTCTTATGAAAATTGCAAGTCCGAGCATGGCAACAAGTATCATCAAATACACGATActcaatttaaaagaaaatttttagacATTATATATGGTGATATGCAGCAGAATATTGCTAAAGCTATGAATGTGCAGtcaaaattgcaaagagaTAGTGATACAGACCGAATATTACAAAATGAATACAGAGAAAAACAGAGGCAGGACGCTTATCGAGCGATGTTGAAATTTCGATCAAAGTTACCGgcatatgaaaaaaaatcagaaatattaCAACTGGTTGATGATAATCAAGTTGTTGTTATTAGTGGAGAAACCGGTATGTTGCAGAAATTATTTGCTAACATAGGATAGAATGttattacgattattattttttatttctgattatctgcatttattaaagcaattaaagaaattttattttgaacatTAAACATATGCtggtgtaatttttagttattcgaattttcaattttaatcaatGGAACCAATATAATAAGTTGTTACTAATGATTgtcttttcaaaaaattttaggaTGCGGCAAAACTACACAGGTTGCACAATTTATATTGGATGATGAGTTAGAAGCTGGAAACGGTAGCGTTACTCGAATAGTTTGCACGCAGCCTAGAAGGATCTCCGCTATTTCCGTTGCTGAACGTGTAGCTATGGAAAGAGCAGAAAATCTTGGAAACTCTGTCGGTTATCAGATACGACttgaaaagtaaatttacGTGTGATATCTATactatacattattttataagaaaaaatgacgTTCTTTCACTTTGATTCCTTTTATCTATAGAACTTCAGTGCGAGAGCAAGGAAGTATATTGTTTTGTACCACTggtatattattacaaattatgaaGCGTGATCCAGCATTAAAAAGTTTCTCTCATGTAATATTGGATGAAATTCACGAACGTACCACAGAAAGTGATTTTGTCATGACATTATTAAAGCAAATTATTCCGAAAGTAAGTTTTAGTGGCATCATGTcgttattacataattacctTTATTTAGATTGCATTTTGTTATGTTCTGtgttagtttatttatttttttagatatatattttgttatttttgtaacatGCAATTTTGTccataaattatatgatcgTGTTctataatttgatttataatattttttaacatattttctaGAGAATGGATTTAAAAGTTCTCTTGATGAGTGCAACATTGAATGCTGAAAGCTTTTCAGcatattataacaaatgtCCGATGATACATATACCAGGATTCACCTATCCAgtagaagaattttatttagaagatGTTTTATCACTTGTGAAGTAAGTATtgacataatattattgaaattgtatGTACAAATTAGTTTATTGTACTTGAATTACAATCTCACATACTACAATAACCTCATACTCTTTCACTCAAAATTTTCAACTCTTTAATCAGCATTTTATGAAGGCGTATATGAGATGAGAATTGGGATCGAATCTAAAACTTATCGACTACAAATCGACAGGTTTCGATCTCTCATCCtacattattgatatatttgatGAAGATTTCAGATAGTcattaaataagtttttaaatgattttagaTTATGTATACATgagagaattaatataaatataatgcaaatataattataatatcataataattatattttctaatttctagatataaatttataataattatatgttttctaatttttagatacagATTTCCCGATCCACCCCTAGAACCTATAGGTTACAGGAAGCACCTAAAAAGATACAAAGAACaacaacataaaaaagaagaatttttaaacatattacaACCTTATATTAGACAACTTACAGCTGaggtaaatatgaataatatattttctactacttgaaagaaattatatatttatatacgttacAGCAAAAGCCTGATATTCAgtaaatatatacacttacaaaagtatttctaatttataacTCATTATAGTATGAGTGTAGAGATAGAGGTAAGTGACAAGATAGAGGGGTAGTGGCCTGCGTCCCTATCCCAAAAAAGCTAATCTAACCCAACCCAATCACGTGTGATAATGATgttctttattaaaagttataaatttgaaacataaaatttagttaaatgtATACATTGACTAGtaagtgtatatatttacTGATTTCACACTTTTACTGTGacatatatacaagtataatgattatttaaagtttactAATGATGATATTTATCTCTatggtaaataattttacataattacagAAGAAATATGAAACACATGTTACTAATCAATTACGGAATCCAATTAGTGAAGATCTTTCATTAGAGCTCATAGAAAAATTAGTTAGATATATCTGTAATACAAAAGATCCTGGAgctattcttatttttttacctgGTATGATGGATAtatcgaaattaaataaaatgatgttAGACTCTGAACATTATCCAAGTcgtaagtatatatgtattatttttgctttaagTATAAGTATATGGTACTTTTAtgtttagttttaatttatatgtatattgaatcGTCAAATTAACGAACtgatttttcaaattagataaaatcaagtttatttcttttttctaataattaattgtgttATAAAGTTTATAGCTATTTTGATACAATCTGATACAGCATCAtgatcaaaaaaattttttttacagaaaaatacgTTATCTATCCTCTTCATTCACGCATGCCGACAGTTGATcaaaaacttatatttaaagaatcacCTCCTGGCGTTCGTAAAATAATCATTGCGACTTCAATTGCTGAAACGTCAATAACTATAGAAGATGTTGTGTATGTAATAGATTgtgggaaaacaaaatttggaaaatttgatgtaaaaaataatattcaaactTTAGAGCCTGAATGGGTGTCTTTAGCTAATGCGAAGCAAAGACGCGGTAGGGCTGGCAGGTGCGacacattatattttactatagttttatattagaagaaaaataatgcattttatcgAATTTCTCTGTATAGATCAAactaaacatatatattatgtgttCTACATAGGGTTAAAAGTGGAGAGTGTTATCATATGTATACAAAAGCACGAGAAATGACATTTGCTTCATATCCATTGCCAGAGATGCTGAGAACGCGCTTAGAAGaagtaattttgcaaataaaaatcctGCAATTAGGGAAAGTTAAAGAGTTCCTAGCTACCGTCATGGATCCACCAGATTTAAGAGCCATTGATCTGTCTCTCGAGTTACTTGAGACACTCAATGCCCTCGACAAACATGAGACTTTAACTCCTTTGGGTTATCACTTAGCGCACTTGCCACTTGACCCTAGAAcaggtaattttattattgctgttGTTGCAAAGCTgacttgtaattttaatgtaacatacattttattataggAAAAATGATTCTGTGGGGCGCATTGTTTTCCTGTGTCGAGCCAATATTTGCTATTGCTGCTAGTCTCACATTTAAAGACGCTTTCTATTGCCCATTAGGGCAAGAAGAAAAGGCTAATGAAAAAAAGTTAGAACTGAGCATGGAACAATGTAGCGATCATATTGCTCTCGCAGAAGCTTTGAGAAGATATGAAATTGCACGTCAAAGAGGAAATGCTCGCCAGTTTTGCCGAGAATATTTCCTCTCTTTCAATACGTTGAAGCTCCTCTCCGAAATGAAAGTACAATTTGCACAGTATCTGTATGATATGAAGTTTCTAGACAGCGAAAATCCAAGTTATATAAACTCTAACAGAAATTCAGATAACATAGCATTGATAAAAGCCATTGTCTGTGCAGGATTATATCCTAACATCGCTGTTATAAGGTGCAgacattgatttattttaattctccaTTATTTGACTGAAACATAACATCTATAATGCTCAACGTTAATGTATACCGATTCTAACTAACTGTTCTAGGCGAATTAATAAACATGGGGTGAATGCTTGGACACCGGAAGACGGTAGCGTATGTATACATCCGTCGAGCGTAAACAATAAAGTTTCCAGGTTTCCTAGTCCATACTTGACATATTTCACAAAACAACGCTCTACTGCCATATTTTTGCATGACACTACGTGTATAAGTGTACCAATTTTATTGTTCGCCGGTTCAAATATATCGATAAGTAAGTTAACGCTTTCCTACTTGAATGTGTTcatcatttaatatattaatcgtgcacatgtaatagtaataacaTGATATTTTAGGACGAGAAAAAGgacaatatataattcgttcTTTTTCGGAAGACATTATTTGTGAACGAGGAACTGGAGAAATGATACAGGTGTG
Coding sequences within:
- the LOC139824773 gene encoding ATP-dependent DNA/RNA helicase DHX36, yielding MNLSCLLVFAKMSHRRGFRGMPNSFTRHNRDEQTQSSTSGRGRAYSQAQRPPGLRGKEIGLYYRNKNLERQKRNAQEVLRLSPRVEQRIKAILNNSKSFYNSSYENCKSEHGNKYHQIHDTQFKRKFLDIIYGDMQQNIAKAMNVQSKLQRDSDTDRILQNEYREKQRQDAYRAMLKFRSKLPAYEKKSEILQLVDDNQVVVISGETGCGKTTQVAQFILDDELEAGNGSVTRIVCTQPRRISAISVAERVAMERAENLGNSVGYQIRLEKTSVREQGSILFCTTGILLQIMKRDPALKSFSHVILDEIHERTTESDFVMTLLKQIIPKRMDLKVLLMSATLNAESFSAYYNKCPMIHIPGFTYPVEEFYLEDVLSLVKYRFPDPPLEPIGYRKHLKRYKEQQHKKEEFLNILQPYIRQLTAEKKYETHVTNQLRNPISEDLSLELIEKLVRYICNTKDPGAILIFLPGMMDISKLNKMMLDSEHYPSQKYVIYPLHSRMPTVDQKLIFKESPPGVRKIIIATSIAETSITIEDVVYVIDCGKTKFGKFDVKNNIQTLEPEWVSLANAKQRRGRAGRVKSGECYHMYTKAREMTFASYPLPEMLRTRLEEVILQIKILQLGKVKEFLATVMDPPDLRAIDLSLELLETLNALDKHETLTPLGYHLAHLPLDPRTGKMILWGALFSCVEPIFAIAASLTFKDAFYCPLGQEEKANEKKLELSMEQCSDHIALAEALRRYEIARQRGNARQFCREYFLSFNTLKLLSEMKVQFAQYLYDMKFLDSENPSYINSNRNSDNIALIKAIVCAGLYPNIAVIRRINKHGVNAWTPEDGSVCIHPSSVNNKVSRFPSPYLTYFTKQRSTAIFLHDTTCISVPILLFAGSNISIRREKGQYIIRSFSEDIICERGTGEMIQELQHALNSLLEYKVTNPATVSWSTFEGDLLKGIIELVSQTGPELDFDNTRQNVYYDEGSTDDNVD